A portion of the Gorilla gorilla gorilla isolate KB3781 chromosome X, NHGRI_mGorGor1-v2.1_pri, whole genome shotgun sequence genome contains these proteins:
- the RNF113A gene encoding E3 ubiquitin-protein ligase RNF113A, which produces MAEQLSPGKAVDQVCTFLFKKPGRKGAAGRRKRPACDPEPGESGSSSDEGCTVVRPEKKRVTHNPMIQKTRDSGKQKAAYGDLSSEEEEENEPESLGVVYKSTRSAKPVGPEDMGATAVYELDTEKERDAQAIFERSQKIQEELRGKEDDKIYRGINNYQKYMKPKDTSMGNASSGMVRKGPIRAPEHLRATVRWDYQPDICKDYKETGFCGFGDSCKFLHDRSDYKHGWQIERELDEGRYGVYEDENYEVGSDDEEIPFKCFICRQSFQNPVVTKCRHYFCESCALQHFRTTPRCYVCDQQTNGVFNPAKELIAKLEKHRATGEGGASDLPEDPDEDAIPIT; this is translated from the coding sequence ATGGCAGAGCAGCTTTCTCCAGGAAAGGCGGTGGATCAGGTGTGCACCTTCCTTTTCAAAAAGCCTGGGCGGAAAGGGGCTGCTGGACGCAGAAAGCGCCCGGCCTGCGACCCAGAGCCCGGAGAAAGCGGCAGCAGTAGCGACGAAGGCTGCACTGTGGTTCGACCGGAAAAGAAGCGGGTGACCCACAATCCAATGATACAGAAGACCCGTGACAGTGGTAAACAGAAGGCGGCTTACGGCGACTTGAGCAgcgaagaggaagaggaaaatgagCCCGAGAGTCTCGGCGTGGTTTATAAATCCACCCGTTCGGCGAAACCCGTGGGACCAGAGGATATGGGAGCGACAGCTGTCTATGAGCTGGACACAGAGAAAGAGCGCGATGCACAAGCCATCTTTGAGCGCAGCCAGAAGATCCAGGAGGAGCTGAGGGGCAAGGAGGATGACAAGATCTATCGGGGAATCAACAATTATCAGAAATACATGAAGCCCAAGGATACGTCTATGGGCAATGCCTCTTCCGGGATGGTGAGGAAGGGCCCCATCCGAGCGCCCGAGCATCTACGTGCCACCGTGCGCTGGGATTACCAGCCCGACATCTGTAAGGACTACAAAGAGACTGGCTTCTGCGGCTTCGGAGACAGCTGCAAATTCCTCCATGACCGTTCAGATTACAAGCATGGGTGGCAGATCGAACGTGAGCTTGATGAGGGTCGCTATGGTGTCTATGAGGATGAAAACTATGAAGTGGGAAGCGATGATGAGGAAATACCATTCAAGTGTTTCATCTGTCGCCAGAGCTTCCAAAACCCAGTTGTCACCAAGTGCAGGCATTATTTCTGCGAGAGCTGTGCACTGCAGCATTTCCGCACCACCCCGCGCTGCTATGTCTGTGACCAGCAGACCAATGGCGTCTTCAATCCAGCGAAAGAATTGATTGCTAAACTAGAGAAGCATCGAGCTACAGGAGAGGGTGGTGCTTCCGACTTGCCAGAAGACCCCGATGAGGATGCAATTCCCATTACCTAG
- the NDUFA1 gene encoding NADH dehydrogenase [ubiquinone] 1 alpha subcomplex subunit 1, which translates to MWFEILPGLSVMGVCLLIPGLATAYIHRFTNGGKEKRVAHFGYHWNLMERDRRISGVDRYYVSKGLENID; encoded by the exons ATGTGGTTCGAGATTCTCCCCGGACTCTCCGTCATGGGCGTGTGCTTGTTGATTCCAGGACTGGCTACTGCGTACATCCACAGGTTCACTAACGGGGGCAAG gaaaaaaggGTTGCTCATTTTGGGTATCACTGGAATCTGATGGAAAGAGATAGGCGCATCTCTGGAGTTGATCGTTACTATGTGTCAAAG gGTTTGGAGAACATTGATTAA